The Streptomyces fungicidicus nucleotide sequence CGTGCGGGATGAACACGCAGGACCGGAAGCCGGCGCGGGCCGCGGCGGCGCCGACCGCACCGGCGAGGTTGCCGGTGGAGGAGCAGGAGAGGGTGGTGAAGCCGAAGGCGCGGGCGGCCTCGATGGCCTGGGCGACGACACGGTCCTTGAAGGAGTGCGTCGGGTTGCCGGAGTCGTCCTTGACGAACAGCTTGCCGGCGTCGACGCCCAGCTCACGGGCGAGGTTGTCGGCCTGGACGAGCTTGGTCCAGCCGGGGTTGAGGTTGGGCTTGCCGGCCACGTCCGCCGGGACGGGCAGCAGCGGCGCGTAGCGCCAGATGTTCGCGGGTCCCGCCTCGATCCGCTTGCGGAGTTCCTCGGTGTCGTAGGCCGAGAAGTCGTAGGCGATCTCCAGCGGGCCGAAACACTCCTCGCAGGCGAAGACGGGCCCGAGGGGTACGCGGTGACCGCACTCGCGGCAGGAGAGCGCCGCTGCGGGGCCGAGGTCCACTGCGGAATCGGTGGTGGTGGCAACAGTCTGCACAGCCATGGAGGCGAGGCCCTTTCTCCTCATCTTCCTCACGGCGCACCTCGCCGTGAGACGGATTTGGCACCTTCCCTAGCCGGGAGCCTCGCCACGTCCGTGTGACAAGAACCGACTGGAGGGTTGCCGGGGCTTCATCGGGCCGTATCCCTCTGCCCCTCTGGATGAGCGGTGTTCAGTTGTGGTGCGCGCGGTGACCCCGGCATGCGGTGGTCATCGGCGTTGTTCAAGACTGTAACCGAAGGCCTGCATGGTTGAGATAGTCGTCCGAACCGCGAGATGGATCACAGGCCAGTGAGGAGCCGGGGACCGTGCTGGAAGAAGTCGAGCGCTGGCTCATCGACCGTTCCTGGTCCGTGGCCGACCGACCGCTCCACCGGATCCTGGCGGCGAAACGCGCCACGGGGCAGACGGTGAGCGTGGTGCTGCCCGCGCTGAACGAGGAGGCGACCGTCGGCGACATCGTGTCCGTCCTCCGCCACGACCTGGTGCTCCAGGTGCCGCTGGTCGACGAGGTGGTGGTGGTCGACTCCGGCTCGACCGACCGCACGGCCGAGGTGGCGGCGGCGGCCGGCGCGACCGTGGTGCACCGGGACGCGATCCTGCCGCGTCTGGCGGCGGTGCCCGGCAAGGGCGAGGTGCTGTGGCGCTCGCTGCTGGTCACCTCCGGGGACATCGTCTGCTTCGTCGACGCGGACCTCAGGGAGTTCTCCTCCGACTTCGTCTCCGGCATCGTCGGCCCGCTGCTCACCGAGCCGGACGTACAGCTGGTCAAGGCCATGTACGACCGCCCCCTGGGCTCGGCCGCGGGCCAGGGCGGCCGGGTCACGGAGCTGATGGCCCGCCCGCTGCTGAACATGCACTGGCCCCAGCTGGCCGGCTTCGTGCAGCCGCTCGGCGGCGAGTACGCGGCCCGCCGCACCCTGCTGGAGCAGCTTCCGTTCCCGGTCGGGTACGGCGTGGAGCTCGGCATGCTGGTCGACGCCCTGCACCTGGTGGGCCTGGACGCGCTCGCCCAGGTCGACGTCGGCGTCCGCAAGCATCGCCACCAGGACGGCCAGGCGCTCGGCCGGATGGCCGCCGCGATCTACCGCACCGCCCAGCTCCGCCTGGCCCGCGGCCATCTGATCCGCCCGTCGCTGACCCAGTTCGAGCGGACCGGCGACAACTTCGAGCCCCGTACGTACTCCGTGGACACGGAGGAACGGCCGCCGATGGCGGAGATCGCCGAGTACCAGGCGCGGCGGGTGGCCTGAGCCGTATACGGCCGAACCGTGCGTTTGAGGTGCCGGGGGCCGGGCTAGGTTGAGGCGTATGGCTTCAAGCTTCGGTGCTGCTCAGGTGCTGGTCGCCTCCAATCGGGGACCGGTCTCGTACGAGGTTGCGGACGACGGGTCGCTGCGCGCCAAACGGGGCGGCGGCGGGCTGGTGTCCGGGCTGTCGGCGATCGGGCCGGACGCGGGGGCGCTGTGGGTGTGCTCGGCGCTGTCCGACGGCGACCGGGAGGCCGTGCGGCGCGGGGTGGGCGAGGACGGCGTGCGGATGCTG carries:
- a CDS encoding glucosyl-3-phosphoglycerate synthase, which codes for MLEEVERWLIDRSWSVADRPLHRILAAKRATGQTVSVVLPALNEEATVGDIVSVLRHDLVLQVPLVDEVVVVDSGSTDRTAEVAAAAGATVVHRDAILPRLAAVPGKGEVLWRSLLVTSGDIVCFVDADLREFSSDFVSGIVGPLLTEPDVQLVKAMYDRPLGSAAGQGGRVTELMARPLLNMHWPQLAGFVQPLGGEYAARRTLLEQLPFPVGYGVELGMLVDALHLVGLDALAQVDVGVRKHRHQDGQALGRMAAAIYRTAQLRLARGHLIRPSLTQFERTGDNFEPRTYSVDTEERPPMAEIAEYQARRVA